The following are from one region of the Nicotiana tomentosiformis chromosome 7, ASM39032v3, whole genome shotgun sequence genome:
- the LOC104108460 gene encoding probable cytokinin riboside 5'-monophosphate phosphoribohydrolase LOGL10: protein MGFAAASPSTSMASHVFLRSSHQKEVMLGSSLRKETWRFNLNLPKLNYQSRNSFCCKNESIDFEERTSPNEVKKEIEQCYELIHRLGRGAVYLGSSRMGPEHPHYVKTFELGSKIAALLDCTTWSGAGPGLMDAATQGALQAGKRVGGFKIGREAGEWTASNFHPYLPSESYLTCRFFSARKHGLVDAVVRCKSSERTAIVALPGGIGTLDEVFEIMALIQLERIGSQLPVPFLLMNYDSFYSNLLEFLNDCEKWGTVSKNEVASLWKVCNNNSEALAYLTEFYGLSPVETGRKDSESSECRSLP from the exons ATGGGGTTTGCTGCAGCTAGTCCCTCCACTTCAATGGCGAGCCATGTTTTCCTAAGAAGCTCTCATCAGAAGGAAGTAATGTTAGGGTCTTCTTTGCGAAAAGAAACATGGAGGTTTAATCTCAACTTGCCCAAGCTCAACTACCAATCAAGAAACTCATTTTGCTGCAAGAATGAATCAATCGATTTCGAAGAAAGAACAAGTCCTAATGAG GTCAAGAAAGAGATTGAGCAATGCTATGAATTAATACACAGGCTTGGTCGGGGTGCTGTGTATTTAGGATCTTCAAGGATGGGTCCTGAACATCCACACTATGTTAAAACCTTCGAATTGGGCAGCAAG ATTGCAGCCCTCTTAGATTGTACAACATGGTCGGGTGCTGGGCCAGGCTTAATGGATGCTGCAACGCAAGGTGCCCTACAAGCAGGGAAGCGTGTTGGTGGGTTCAAGATAGGTAGAGAAGCTGGGGAATGGACGGCTTCAAATTTTCATCCTTACTTGCCATCAGAGAGTTATCTGACATGCAG GTTTTTCTCTGCAAGGAAACATGGGTTGGTGGATGCTGTTGTGAGATGTAAAAGCTCTGAGAGGACAGCTATTGTCGCCCTTCCCGGTGGAATTGGTACCCTTGACGAGGTTTTTGAGATTATGGCTTTGATTCAACTCGAAAGAATTGGATCTCAACTTCCTGTTCCTTTTCTTCTAATGAACTATGACTCATTTTATTCCAATTTGCTGGAGTTCCTCAATGATTGCGAGAAGTGGGGCACTGTTTCCAAGAATGAGGTTGCATCATTGTGGAAAGTTTGTAACAACAACTCAGAAGCTTTGGCTTACTTGACAGAATTTTATGGTCTTTCTCCTGTCGAGACTGGTAGAAAAGATTCTGAATCATCAGAATGTAGAAGTTTACCTTGA